One window of Papaver somniferum cultivar HN1 chromosome 9, ASM357369v1, whole genome shotgun sequence genomic DNA carries:
- the LOC113310923 gene encoding probable mediator of RNA polymerase II transcription subunit 26b, which translates to MEDSMGGINYWRKYFQSANTDIFDVIENAIVVAASDCPKEFRNRTDRIAEKLFTCRLSRCLGCDHVELKVPINQGDDDGMKSKNSNESGVDFEREKESKVHSSTDDHLGGMNLNPGSNYSYDEAEALTEEIENETQTVGEVLRIKGILANSENESDGVLFESLRRLQLMQLSVDTLKATEIGKAVNGLRKHKSKQLRHLARTLIEGWKILVDEWVCTAAAFKGMESSPDSVKPSDTGEEGGLASPPLDFAALADYGTLLAPDSSIQLSDKFFDEVDECGNPRNSGEFNNNHDRRRGPVSRVVPTRKPQLPDHKSNLTASENRFPPLRKEETMSELSKTPNVSSGRPRIPKPSPEQKANTVMKLRQNVDTVGNQRRPSPFSGQQGKPECPDDPLLEAAKRRLHENYQLADNVKRQRTIQVMELHDIPKQGLGHKNPHGRHGGNNRKWSNGRR; encoded by the exons ATGGAGGATAGTATGGGCGGAATTAATTACTGGAGGAAATATTTCCAGAGCGCTAATACTGATATATTTGATGTAATTGAAAATGcgattgttgttgctgcttctgATTGCCCTAAAGAGTTTAGAAATCGAACAGATCGAATTGCTGAGAAGCTATTTACATGTCGACTGAGTCGATGTTTGGGTTGTGATCATGTTGAATTGAAAGTACCAATTAACCAAGGAGATGATGATGGAATGAAGAGTAAGAATTCTAATGAAAGTGGTGTTGATtttgagagagagaaagagagtaaGGTGCATAGTAGTACTGATGATCATCTAGGTGGAATGAATTTGAACCCAGGGAGTAATTATAGTTATGATGAAGCCGAAGCTTTGACTGAAGAGATTGAAAATGAGACTCAAACTGTTGGTGAAGTATTGAGAATTAAAGGAATTCTTGCTAATTCTGAAAATGAG TCAGATGGAGTGTTGTTTGAATCACTAAGGAGGCTTCAATTGATGCAACTCTCCGTAGATACATTGAAG GCAACAGAAATTGGAAAGGCTGTTAATGGTCTCCGGAAGCACAAATCGAAGCAACTCCGACATCTTGCCCGGACTCTCATCGA AGGGTGGAAGATTTTGGTAGATGAATGGGTTTGTACTGCAGCTGCATTTAAAG GCATGGAAAGCTCACCAGATTCTGTGAAACCATCCGACACTGGCGAAGAAGGAGGCCTTGCATCACCTCCTTTAGATTTTGCAGCTTTGGCGGATTATGGAACTCTTTTAGCACCTGATTCTTCAATTCAGCTCTCTGATAAG TTCTTTGATGAAGTGGATGAATGTGGAA ATCCTCGAAATAGTGGTGAATTTAACAACAATCATGACCGTCGAAGGGGGCCTGTGTCTCGTGTTGTTCCTACGAGGAAGCCACAACTCCCTGATCATAAATCTAATTTGACTGCAAGTGAGAACAGATTCCCGCCACTGAGGAAGGAAGAAACCATGTCTGAACTTTCTAAGACTCCAAATGTCAGTTCAGGGCGACCAAGAATTCCAAAACCATCACCAGAGCAGAAAGCAAACACTGTAATGAAGCTCCGGCAGAATGTGGACACTGTTGGCAACCAAAGACGGCCTTCTCCATTTTCTGGTCAACAGGGT AAACCCGAGTGTCCGGATGATCCGTTATTGGAAGCTGCTAAAAGGAGGCTACATGAAAATTACCAACTAGCGGACAATG TAAAGAGGCAACGGACAATACAAGTCATGGAGTTGCACGATATTCCTAAACAAGGTCTTGGTCACAAAAACCCACACGGAAGACATGGAGGAAACAACAGGAAGTGGTCGAATGGACGGCGTTAA